From one Anaerococcus prevotii DSM 20548 genomic stretch:
- the rimM gene encoding ribosome maturation factor RimM (Essential for efficient processing of 16S rRNA) produces MRITVAEVITTHGIKGNVKVKSFSDYEKRFDKGSKVYIGDELLTIEDSFDQKGLKVIKFVEYNDINDSLKLVGKDITIEEEDLGELKEDEFYIYKLIGLDTYSNGQKVGKVKDVISGVYPNDVYVIETTDNKEILLPALKTVIKNVDIANNKIEVDNLRDYE; encoded by the coding sequence ATGAGAATAACAGTAGCTGAGGTAATAACAACACACGGAATCAAGGGAAATGTAAAAGTAAAATCATTTTCTGATTATGAGAAAAGATTCGATAAGGGAAGCAAGGTCTACATTGGAGATGAACTTCTCACTATAGAAGACTCCTTCGACCAAAAAGGCCTCAAGGTCATAAAGTTTGTTGAATATAACGACATAAATGATTCCCTAAAACTAGTTGGTAAGGACATAACTATCGAAGAAGAAGATCTAGGAGAGCTTAAGGAAGATGAATTCTACATCTACAAGCTAATAGGACTTGATACTTACTCCAATGGGCAAAAAGTGGGCAAGGTCAAGGACGTAATATCTGGAGTCTATCCAAACGATGTTTATGTCATAGAAACTACGGACAATAAAGAAATATTATTACCAGCCTTAAAGACTGTTATCAAAAATGTTGATATAGCAAACAACAAAATAGAAGTAGATAACCTAAGAGATTATGAATAG
- a CDS encoding KH domain-containing protein — protein MKELVELIVKELVEDKDAVSIEESRDGGEVDILIHVAESDKGRVIGVRGNIINSIRAIARACAIKEDVKVNIRI, from the coding sequence ATGAAAGAATTAGTAGAGCTAATTGTTAAAGAATTAGTAGAAGATAAGGATGCTGTATCTATCGAAGAGAGTAGAGATGGTGGAGAAGTAGATATACTAATCCACGTAGCAGAATCCGACAAGGGCAGAGTTATAGGAGTTCGTGGAAATATAATCAATTCTATAAGAGCCATAGCCCGTGCTTGTGCAATCAAGGAAGATGTTAAGGTCAACATAAGAATATGA
- the rpsP gene encoding 30S ribosomal protein S16, producing MAVKIRLKRMGQKKKPFYRVVVADSRSPRNGKFIEEIGTYNPISNPKEFRVDNEKAKQWIQNGAKPTSIVEKLFKDNDVLA from the coding sequence ATGGCAGTTAAAATTAGATTAAAGAGAATGGGACAAAAGAAAAAACCATTCTACAGAGTTGTAGTAGCAGATTCAAGAAGCCCAAGAAATGGTAAATTCATCGAAGAAATTGGAACATATAACCCAATCTCAAATCCAAAAGAGTTTAGAGTAGACAACGAAAAAGCTAAACAATGGATCCAAAATGGTGCAAAACCAACATCTATCGTTGAAAAACTATTCAAAGACAACGACGTATTAGCTTAA